Below is a window of Bacillota bacterium DNA.
GGTCTCGATACACCTTTCGAGCCGGCTTTCGGGTACGTACCAGTCCGCAGCCATCGCGGCCAGTATGGTGAAAGGCGGGCCCGTGCGGGTTATAGACGGGCGCCTCGCCTCGGCAGCGAACGGGCTTGTGGTCCTGGAGGCTGCGCGGATGGCAAGGGAAGGAGCGAGCATGGACGACATCGTTGCGAGGGCGCAGGATCTCGTCGGGAAGGTGAGGGTCTTCTTCACCGTTGACACGCTCGAGTATCTGCAAAAGAACGGCCGGATAGGTAGGGCCGCGGCGTTCTTGGGCACCGTGCTCTCGATCCGTCCGCTTCTCTGGCTCCAGGATGGCGAGGTGGCGCCGTACGAGAAAGTGCGGGGGTCGAGGCAGAAGATTCTTGCAAGGCTGGTCGCGGTTGTGAAGGAACACGCCCCTGCCGGGAAGAGGCTGCGTGCGGCGGTGATCCA
It encodes the following:
- a CDS encoding DegV family protein, giving the protein MANISIVTDSTADLPPHLYSDYGITVVPLLVHFGDEVYRDGVDLSSEEFYAKLTSSSVLPRTSQPSPRDFQVVYEDLLSKSDGVVSIHLSSRLSGTYQSAAIAASMVKGGPVRVIDGRLASAANGLVVLEAARMAREGASMDDIVARAQDLVGKVRVFFTVDTLEYLQKNGRIGRAAAFLGTVLSIRPLLWLQDGEVAPYEKVRGSRQKILARLVAVVKEHAPAGKRLRAAVIHAVSPDEAAALKQVMERDFPCEEVLTATVGPVIGCHAGPGTMAIAFHPVD